Proteins from a genomic interval of Treponema succinifaciens DSM 2489:
- a CDS encoding response regulator, whose protein sequence is MTTILIVDDSEIDRAVLKNILASFYNVIEADSGYAALDILNNPALKIDGLIIDINMPGLSGFEVLSLLDKSKHSGMMILLISSEAKKDNIIRAANFGASGFFKKPYDSKQILSKLKSIFAKKVLAASMLKGTVSDKELKATILYADKLRRVYLTYLKSEKKNDDLYIHVTEIVHIMLENYFATKAPKDLTPEGIEIISRAAYFYDIGRMIVSHEKFKVYSQSEIDDIPETHTIAGADFVGVNSSPSVAYFVKVCSDICMHHHERYDGRGMPHGLKSSINNIYTQMCAIAIEFCINFFSAEEISAAEFNMAMNTILEDKDAFRPDVIELLKNSQDDILACYT, encoded by the coding sequence ATGACAACAATTTTAATAGTTGATGATTCTGAAATTGACAGAGCGGTTTTAAAAAACATACTGGCAAGTTTCTACAATGTAATTGAAGCAGATTCAGGATATGCGGCGCTTGATATTTTAAACAATCCGGCATTAAAAATTGACGGACTTATTATTGATATAAATATGCCTGGACTAAGCGGGTTCGAAGTGCTCAGTCTGCTAGACAAGTCAAAGCATTCAGGAATGATGATTCTGCTCATTTCTTCAGAAGCGAAAAAAGACAACATTATAAGAGCCGCAAATTTCGGAGCGTCAGGATTTTTCAAGAAACCTTATGACAGCAAGCAGATTCTTTCAAAACTGAAATCAATATTCGCAAAAAAAGTTCTTGCGGCTTCAATGCTAAAAGGAACTGTATCAGATAAAGAGTTAAAGGCGACAATTCTTTACGCGGACAAGCTTCGCCGTGTTTATCTTACTTATCTAAAAAGTGAAAAAAAGAACGACGATCTTTATATTCACGTAACTGAAATTGTGCATATAATGCTTGAAAATTATTTTGCGACAAAAGCTCCAAAAGATCTCACGCCGGAAGGAATTGAAATAATCAGCCGCGCAGCATATTTTTATGACATAGGCAGAATGATTGTAAGCCATGAAAAATTCAAGGTTTATTCCCAGTCAGAAATCGATGACATTCCAGAAACGCACACAATTGCAGGAGCGGATTTTGTTGGCGTGAACAGCTCGCCAAGTGTCGCATATTTTGTAAAAGTCTGCTCTGACATCTGCATGCACCACCACGAACGCTATGACGGAAGAGGAATGCCTCATGGTCTAAAAAGCAGCATCAACAACATCTACACGCAGATGTGCGCAATCGCAATAGAATTCTGCATAAACTTTTTTTCCGCAGAAGAAATAAGCGCAGCCGAATTCAACATGGCCATGAACACAATTTTAGAAGATAAAGACGCATTCCGGCC